Within the Azospirillum brasilense genome, the region CGGTCGGTTCTGCCGTTTCCTCTTAACGCCGGGCGTCATGAAATTGCAGTAAAAACGTCATACGGGCAGGACAGGGCAGACAGGCCGGGGGGAAAAATGCCCCGGCCTGCCGTGTCCTGCGCCGTCCTTACACCATGCCGGAGCGGGTGAAGGGCAGGTGATGCAGCCGCTTGCCGGTGGCGGCGAAGACCGCGTTGGCGACCGCCGGGGCCGCGGTCGGCACGCCGGGTTCGCCGACGCCGGTCGGACGGGCCGTGGAGGGGAGGATGTGCACCTCGATCGGCGGCATCTCCGAGTTGCGGAGCGGCTGGTAGGCGTCGAAGTTGCTCTGGTCCACCAGTCCGCCGGTCAGCGTGATCTCGTCGCGCAACGCGTGGCCGATGGCCCAGCCGGTGCCGCCGGAGACCTGGGCCTCGACGATGTTGGGGTTCACAACCTGCCCGCAATCCACCGCGCAGACCACACGGTCGATGGTCACGCGGCCCTGCTCGTCCACGGAAACCTCGGCGACGTGGGCGACGAAGCTGCTGAAGCTCTCATGCACGGCGATGCCGCGGCCCTTGCCCTTGGGCAGCGGCCGGTCCCAGCCGGCCTTCTCCGCCGCCAGCTTCAGCACACCCTGGAGGCGCGGGTGGTCCTTCAGCATCTCCAGCCGGAAGGCCACCGGGTCCTTGCCCGCCGCCGCGGCCAGTTCGTCGATCATCACCTCCTTGGCGTAGGCGGTGTGGGTGTGGCCGACCGAGCGCCACCACAGGGTGGTCACCGGCGACGGCGGGGAATGCAGGTCGACGTGCAGGTTCGGGACCGCGTAGGCCATGTCCGAGGCGCCCTCGACCGCCGTCGCGTCCACGCCGTTCTTGACCATGAAGCCTTCGAACAGGGTGCCGATCATGAAGCTCTGCCCGACGATGCTCTGCCGCCACGCCACGAGCGTGCCGGAGGCGTCCAGGCCAGCCTTCACCTTGTGCAGGAACAGCGGGCGGTAGCGGCCGCCGCGGATGTCGTCCTCGCGCGTCCACACCAGATGGACCGGTGCCTTGCCGCCATAGGCCTTGGCGATGGTCACCGCCTCCGCGATGTAGTCGGCGTCCGGGGTGGCGCGGCGGCCGAAGCTGCCGCCCGCCCAGACGGTGTTGATGACCACCTGCTCCGGCTTGCAGCCGAGGATGCCGGCGGCGACCTTCTGCTCCACCCCCTGGAACTGCGAGCCGGCCCAGATGGTGCAGCCGCCGTCGGGGTTTAGCTCCACGGTCGCGTTCAGCGGCTCCATCGGGGCGTGGGCGAGATAGGGGAAGACGAACTCCGCCTCCACCACCTTGGCGGCGCCGGCCAGGGCCTTCGCCGTGTCGCCGGTGTCGGTGGCCACATTGCCCGGCTGGTCGGCCAGCTTGCGGTAGTCGGCGAGCATCTCCTCGGTGCCGCGCATCTCCGCCTTGGCGTCGTCCCACTCCACCGTCAGCGCCTCGCGGCCCTTCATGGCGGCCCAGGTGCTCTTGGCGACGACCGCGACGCCGATCGGCAGGGTCAGCACCTCCAGAACGCCCGGCACCTGCTTGGCCGCGGCGGCGTCCACGGATTTCACCGTACCGCCGAAGCGGGGGGAGCGGGCGAGAACCGCCGTCACCTGGCCGGGGCGGCGGATGTCCATGGCGAAGATCGCCGTGCCGTCGGTCTTGGACACATGGTCCAGCCGGTGCAGCGACGGGTTGCCGATGAGTTTATAGTCCTTGGCGTCCTTCAGCGCGACGTTCTGCGGGACGGGCAGCTTCGCCGCGTCCTCCGCCAGCTCGCCGAAGCGGGCGCTGCGGTTGGAGGCGGCGTGGCGGACGACGCCCTTTTCCACCGTGATGGACGAGACCGGGACCGACCAGCGCGCCGCGGCGGTGGCGACCAGCATGGCGCGGGCGGCGGCGCCGGCCATGCGCAGTTCGTCCCAGCTGTTGGCGACGGCGGTGGAACCACCGGTGCCCTGGATGCCGAAGAAGTGGTTGGCGTAGAGCGCGCCGTCCGCCGGGGCGAAGGCGCCGCGCATCTGTGCCCAGTCGGCGTCAAGCTCCTCCGCGACGATGGTGGTCAGGCCGGTCATGATGCCCTGGCCCTTGTCCAGGTGCTTAACCAGCACGGTGACCGTGTCGTCGGCGGCGATGCGGATGAAGGCCTGCGGGCGCGGGTCCGCCGGGCCGACCACCTTGGGGGCGGCGGCCTCGCTGGCGAATCCAGTCCGGGGCAGCATGGCGCCCAGCACCAGAGCGCCGCCGGCCCCCTTCAGGAAGCCGCGGCGCGAGGGGGAGGCGACGTCCGCCGCCGCCTGCTTGATGAGCTGGTTCAGCATGGCTCAGGCCCCCATCGCCTTGGCGGCGTCCTTGATGGCCGCGCGGATGCGCGGGTAGGTGGCACAGCGGCAGACGTTGCCGTCCATCGCCGCGTCGATGCCGTCGTCCGTGGGGTTGCGGTTGTCGGTCAGCAGCGCCACAGCGCTCATGATCTGGCCGGACTGGCAGTAGCCGCACTGCACCACGTCCAGCTTCTGCCAAGCGGCCTGGACGGCCTGGGCGACCGTGCCGGACACGCCCTCGATCGTGGTGATCTTCGTGCCGGCGGCGGATTCCGCCGGGGTCTGGCAGGCGCGGATCGGCGTGCCGTCCATATGGACGGTGCAGGCGCCGCACTGGGCGATGCCGCAGCCGAACTTGGTGCCGGTCAGGTTCAGCTCGTCCCGCAGGACCCACAGAAGCGGCATGTCGCCGGGCACGTCGACGTCCCGGTCCTGCCCGTTGATGTTCAAACGAATCATCGGATGATCCCTGTCTCTCGACTCTGCCTGTCGGGTATTATGGTGCGGGCCTTCGGCGGGCAATTCTTGCGTGAATCCCAGCTTCGAAAAGACCGTGTGCAGTGTGGTCCCGTTCGGCGGGTGTGGCAAACATCCCAGTGTGGGAGTTGGTCTTCCGCGGAAGCGACCGCCCTATCCGTTCGTTTGGCCCGCAAGCGTAACCACGAGCATCCTAACCGCTTCGCCGCGAGACGAATAGTCGGTACAATCCGCTTGGGCTTATGAATTTGGTGCATGAATGAACCGGAACGACCTCAGCGATCTGGCGGCCTTCGCCGTCGTGGCGGAGGAGGGGAGCTTCACGCGGGCGGCGGCCCGGCTGGGCATGTCCCAATCCGCGCTCAGCCACGCCATGAAGGCGCTGGAGGACCGGCTGGGCCTGCGCCTGCTGGCCCGGACGACCCGCAGCGTGTCCACGACGGAGGCCGGGCAGCGGCTGCTACGCACCCTGCGGCCGGCGCTGGACGACATCGCCGCCGGGCTGGCCGCGGTGGGGGAACTGCGCGAGAAGCCCGCCGGCACGCTGCGCATCACCACCGGCAAGCACGCCGCCGTCCGGGTGCTGTGGCCCGTGCTGTCGCGCTTCCTCGTCGACTATCCGGAGGTGCAGGTGGAGCTGTCCATTGACAGCAGCCTGACCGACATCGTGGCCAGCCGCTTCGACGCCGGGGTCCGACTGGGCGAGCAACTCGAGAAGGACATGATCGCGGTGCGCATCGGCCCGGACATCCGGGCGGCCATCGTCGGCGCGCCTTCCTACTTCGCTCAGCATCCGGTGCCCTGCGCCCCGCAGGATCTGGCCGGGCACGACTGCATCAACTACCGCTTCACCACGTCCGGCGCCGTCTATGTCTGGGAATTCGAGGAGGACGGCCATCCGGTGAACGTCCGGGTGACCGGATCGCTGGTGTCCAACGACATGGACGTCATCATGGCCGCTGTCCTGGACGGGCGGGGGCTCGCCTACATCTTCGAGGACGAAGTGGCGGAGCACGTCGCCGCCGGGCGGCTGGTCCGCGTGCTGGACGATTGGTGCACACCGTTTCCCGGCTATTACCTCTACTACCCCAGCCGCCGGCAGATCCCGCCGGCCCTGGCCGCCCTGGTCGACGCGCTGCGCTACCGACTGTAGCATCCGCGCAACTTGCACATGCCGATTCCGCGCTCCGGACGGATCCGAAAAAGGATTATTAACGTACCAAAAGATTAAGGTAATCGGATCAAGCGGCGTCGAGCCGCCGGAACGGGATGAACGCCGGATGATGCGTGTGTATGCCTGCATAACCCAGCAGCACGATCTGTGGCTCGTGCTGCTGGCGGGGGCGGTCTGTGGATTCGGTGCCTGGGTGTCCCTGAACCTCGCCCGCCGCGCCGCGGCGGCGGTGGGACGGGCGCGCTGGGGGTGGCTGGCCGGTGCGGCGACGGCGACCGGCGGCGGCGTGTGGGCGACCCATTTCATCGCCATGCTGGCCTTCCGGACCAGCCTGCCCATGGGCTACGACGTCGGCCTTACGGTCCTGTCGATCCTGATCGCCATCGGCGGCGCCGCGGTGGGCATCCGCCACGCCATCGGCGGCGGGCGGCTGGCCGCCCCGCTGGGCGGCGCCATCGCCGGGGCCGCGGCGACCGCCATGCATTTCACCGGAATGGCGGCGCTCCAGGTGCCGGCCAACCTTCATTACGACCCGTCCTACGTCGCGGTGGCGCTGGGCCTGGGGGTCCTGCTGGGCGGAGCGGGCTTTACCGCCGCCCTGCGGATCGGGTCGCTGAAGGGGCTGGCGGCTGGCGCGGCCCTGCTGGCGCTGGGCATCTGCGGGCTGCATTTCACCGGCATGGCCGGCGTCACGCTGATCCCCGACCCGCTGCACGACATGTCCGACCAGATCATGGAGCCGGGCCTGCTGGCGGTCGCCATCGCGGTGACAGCCACGGTGGTGATGGCGCTGGGCCTTGCCGGGGCCATCGTCGACCAGCGGCTGGCCGCCAGGACGGCGCACGAGGCGGCCCGGCTGCGCGCCAGCGAGGAGCGGTTCCGCCAGCTCGCCGACGCCACCACCGAAGGCATCGTGATCCACCGCGACGGCGTGGTCCTCGACGTCAACCGCGCCATGGCGGAGCTTCTGGGCAAGCCGCAGGTCGATTTCATCGGCCAGTCCATGCTGCGCTTCGTGGTGCAGAACCGCCGCTCCGACATTGAGCGCAAGCTGGCCCAGCCCTCCTCCGAGCGGGTGGAGCTGGACCTGCTGCACGACGACGGCACTCTGGTGATGGTCGAGGCGCACGGACAGGACATCACGCACGAGGGCCGTCCCGCCCGTGTCGTCGCCGTGCGCGACATCCGCGAGCGCAAGCGGGCGGAGGAGCGCATCCGCCACATGGCCCATCACGACCTGCTGACCGGCCTGCCGAACCGCTCCCTGTTCCTCGACCGGCTGAACGGCGCGCTGGCCAGCGCGGGGCGGGCGCGCACCGGGGTGGCGGTGCTCTATCTGGATCTCGACCGCTTCAAGGCGGTGAACGACCTGCTGGGCCACCCGGCGGGCGACCGGCTGCTGCAGGAGATGGCGCGCCGCATGTTGGAGGCGGTGCCCAGCCACGACACGGTGGCGCGGCTGAGCGGCGACGAGTTCGCCGTGCTGCACCGCATCGCCCAGCCCGGCGAGGCGCTGGCCCTGGCCGACCGGCTGGTCAAGGCGCTGGGCGTGCCCGCCGAGCTGGACGGCCAGCGGATGGTGGTCGGGACGAGCGTCGGCATCGCCCTGTTCCCGCAGGACGGCACCGGGGCGGAAGCGTTGCTCCAGCACGCCGACACCGCGCTCTACCGCGCCAAGTCGGAGGGGCGGGGCACCTTCCGCTTCTTCGAGGCGGAAATGGACGAGCGGCTGCAGGCCCGCCGCGGCCTGGAGCGCGACCTGCGCCAAGCGCTGAGCGACGGCGCGCTCAGCGTCCATTACCAGCCGCTG harbors:
- a CDS encoding EAL domain-containing protein; the protein is MMRVYACITQQHDLWLVLLAGAVCGFGAWVSLNLARRAAAAVGRARWGWLAGAATATGGGVWATHFIAMLAFRTSLPMGYDVGLTVLSILIAIGGAAVGIRHAIGGGRLAAPLGGAIAGAAATAMHFTGMAALQVPANLHYDPSYVAVALGLGVLLGGAGFTAALRIGSLKGLAAGAALLALGICGLHFTGMAGVTLIPDPLHDMSDQIMEPGLLAVAIAVTATVVMALGLAGAIVDQRLAARTAHEAARLRASEERFRQLADATTEGIVIHRDGVVLDVNRAMAELLGKPQVDFIGQSMLRFVVQNRRSDIERKLAQPSSERVELDLLHDDGTLVMVEAHGQDITHEGRPARVVAVRDIRERKRAEERIRHMAHHDLLTGLPNRSLFLDRLNGALASAGRARTGVAVLYLDLDRFKAVNDLLGHPAGDRLLQEMARRMLEAVPSHDTVARLSGDEFAVLHRIAQPGEALALADRLVKALGVPAELDGQRMVVGTSVGIALFPQDGTGAEALLQHADTALYRAKSEGRGTFRFFEAEMDERLQARRGLERDLRQALSDGALSVHYQPLEDCRTHRILGFEALVRWKHPERGMIPPSEFVPLAEESGLVMQLGEFVLRTACRDARNWPDPVKVAVNLSPVQFRHSDLPATILGILEEEGMPAHRLEIEVTEGVMIDDTERALAALTALKAAGVRIALDDFGTGYSSLSYLQKFTFDKLKIDRSFVQLMAENRESLSIIRTILALAKSLDIAVTAEGVETEEQRTLLKNESCNQLQGYLIGRPVPASELARFYEPA
- a CDS encoding LysR family transcriptional regulator: MNRNDLSDLAAFAVVAEEGSFTRAAARLGMSQSALSHAMKALEDRLGLRLLARTTRSVSTTEAGQRLLRTLRPALDDIAAGLAAVGELREKPAGTLRITTGKHAAVRVLWPVLSRFLVDYPEVQVELSIDSSLTDIVASRFDAGVRLGEQLEKDMIAVRIGPDIRAAIVGAPSYFAQHPVPCAPQDLAGHDCINYRFTTSGAVYVWEFEEDGHPVNVRVTGSLVSNDMDVIMAAVLDGRGLAYIFEDEVAEHVAAGRLVRVLDDWCTPFPGYYLYYPSRRQIPPALAALVDALRYRL
- a CDS encoding (2Fe-2S)-binding protein, which encodes MIRLNINGQDRDVDVPGDMPLLWVLRDELNLTGTKFGCGIAQCGACTVHMDGTPIRACQTPAESAAGTKITTIEGVSGTVAQAVQAAWQKLDVVQCGYCQSGQIMSAVALLTDNRNPTDDGIDAAMDGNVCRCATYPRIRAAIKDAAKAMGA
- a CDS encoding xanthine dehydrogenase family protein molybdopterin-binding subunit, giving the protein MLNQLIKQAAADVASPSRRGFLKGAGGALVLGAMLPRTGFASEAAAPKVVGPADPRPQAFIRIAADDTVTVLVKHLDKGQGIMTGLTTIVAEELDADWAQMRGAFAPADGALYANHFFGIQGTGGSTAVANSWDELRMAGAAARAMLVATAAARWSVPVSSITVEKGVVRHAASNRSARFGELAEDAAKLPVPQNVALKDAKDYKLIGNPSLHRLDHVSKTDGTAIFAMDIRRPGQVTAVLARSPRFGGTVKSVDAAAAKQVPGVLEVLTLPIGVAVVAKSTWAAMKGREALTVEWDDAKAEMRGTEEMLADYRKLADQPGNVATDTGDTAKALAGAAKVVEAEFVFPYLAHAPMEPLNATVELNPDGGCTIWAGSQFQGVEQKVAAGILGCKPEQVVINTVWAGGSFGRRATPDADYIAEAVTIAKAYGGKAPVHLVWTREDDIRGGRYRPLFLHKVKAGLDASGTLVAWRQSIVGQSFMIGTLFEGFMVKNGVDATAVEGASDMAYAVPNLHVDLHSPPSPVTTLWWRSVGHTHTAYAKEVMIDELAAAAGKDPVAFRLEMLKDHPRLQGVLKLAAEKAGWDRPLPKGKGRGIAVHESFSSFVAHVAEVSVDEQGRVTIDRVVCAVDCGQVVNPNIVEAQVSGGTGWAIGHALRDEITLTGGLVDQSNFDAYQPLRNSEMPPIEVHILPSTARPTGVGEPGVPTAAPAVANAVFAATGKRLHHLPFTRSGMV